The following coding sequences lie in one Candidatus Methylomirabilota bacterium genomic window:
- a CDS encoding cytochrome P450 produces MASSEVLFNPFAPEFHADPYPLYHRLRARDPVHQAPMGFWVLTRYDDVVTVLRDPRFGRDGFEQILAAVYGEDRESGRLPRSMLFRDPPDHTRLRALVSKAFTPRVIEGMRAHIQDIVNRLLDRVEGARRMDVIADLAYPLPVTVICEMLGVPTEDQATIRQWSADVARSLDALGVPAEAEIVTRGRVARQALGDYFRRLLPSRRKDPRDDLLSLLIAAEEQGDKLSEGELLATCILLFIAGHETTVNLIGNGLLALLHHPGERARLRDEPALIQSAVEELLRYDSPVQRTARITNADVEVDGRAIAKGSMVVAAIGAANRDPAQFPDPDRLDLTRRENRHVAFGYGIHFCLGAPLARVEGQIALGTLLRRMPDLAVAGTPAWRESSTLRGLKTLPVAF; encoded by the coding sequence ATGGCGTCGAGCGAGGTGCTCTTCAATCCCTTCGCGCCCGAGTTCCACGCGGACCCGTATCCCCTCTATCACCGGCTGCGCGCCCGCGACCCGGTGCACCAGGCGCCCATGGGCTTCTGGGTCCTCACGCGATACGACGACGTCGTCACGGTCCTCCGCGACCCGCGCTTCGGACGCGACGGGTTCGAGCAGATCCTCGCCGCCGTCTACGGCGAGGACAGGGAATCAGGCCGGCTTCCGCGGTCGATGCTCTTCCGCGACCCGCCCGATCACACGCGCCTGCGCGCGCTCGTCAGCAAGGCGTTCACGCCGCGCGTGATCGAGGGGATGCGGGCGCACATCCAGGACATCGTCAACCGGCTCCTCGATCGGGTCGAAGGCGCCCGGCGGATGGACGTCATCGCCGACCTCGCCTATCCGCTGCCCGTCACCGTGATCTGCGAGATGCTCGGGGTGCCGACGGAGGACCAGGCCACCATCCGCCAGTGGTCGGCCGACGTCGCGCGAAGCTTGGACGCCCTCGGCGTGCCGGCGGAGGCCGAGATCGTGACGCGCGGGCGCGTGGCCCGCCAGGCGCTCGGCGACTACTTCCGCCGGCTCCTGCCCTCGCGCCGCAAGGATCCCAGGGACGACCTCCTGAGCCTGCTCATCGCCGCCGAGGAGCAGGGCGACAAGCTCAGCGAGGGCGAGCTGCTCGCCACCTGCATCCTGCTCTTCATCGCGGGGCACGAGACGACGGTGAACCTCATCGGCAACGGGCTCCTGGCGCTCCTGCATCATCCCGGAGAGCGTGCGCGGCTCAGGGACGAGCCCGCGCTGATCCAGAGCGCGGTCGAGGAGCTGCTCCGGTACGACAGCCCGGTGCAGCGCACGGCGCGGATCACGAACGCCGACGTCGAGGTGGACGGCCGCGCGATCGCGAAGGGCTCCATGGTCGTCGCCGCGATCGGCGCGGCCAATCGCGACCCGGCGCAGTTCCCGGATCCCGACCGCCTGGATCTCACGCGCCGGGAGAACCGTCACGTCGCCTTCGGCTACGGGATCCACTTCTGTCTCGGCGCGCCGCTGGCGCGTGTCGAGGGCCAGATCGCCCTGGGCACGCTCCTCCGCCGGATGCCGGATCTCGCGGTCGCCGGGACGCCGGCATGGCGGGAGTCGTCCACGCTGCGCGGGCTCAAGACGCTTCCGGTCGCGTTCTGA
- a CDS encoding DUF6632 domain-containing protein produces MADANRLRYLRVALIVVGLIFVLGIYPLGVVWPSGWQWGQGHSHYLMMILGVYATLGVFLLLAAKNPAAHASLIWFTVWSSVVHAGIMAVQALTDASERGHLLGDVPALLVVAIVLAVLTPRAAHR; encoded by the coding sequence ATGGCAGATGCGAATCGCCTGCGCTATCTCCGCGTCGCCCTGATCGTCGTCGGCCTCATCTTCGTCCTCGGGATCTACCCGCTCGGCGTCGTGTGGCCCTCCGGCTGGCAGTGGGGCCAGGGGCATTCCCACTATCTGATGATGATCCTCGGCGTGTACGCGACGCTCGGGGTGTTCCTCCTGCTCGCCGCGAAGAACCCGGCGGCGCACGCGAGCCTCATCTGGTTCACGGTCTGGTCGAGTGTCGTGCACGCTGGCATCATGGCGGTCCAGGCCCTCACCGACGCCAGCGAGCGCGGGCACCTCCTCGGCGACGTCCCGGCGCTGCTGGTCGTGGCGATCGTCCTGGCGGTCTTGACGCCGCGAGCCGCCCACCGCTAG